In Carassius gibelio isolate Cgi1373 ecotype wild population from Czech Republic chromosome B19, carGib1.2-hapl.c, whole genome shotgun sequence, one DNA window encodes the following:
- the LOC127979190 gene encoding F-box/LRR-repeat protein 19-like isoform X1, with protein sequence MSGSKALGGARRRRTRCRRCQACMRTECGECHFCKDMKKFGGPGRMKQSCLLRQCTAPVLPHTAVCLACGEAGKEDTVESEEEKFSLSLMECTICNEIIHPSCLKMASSEGIINDEIPNCWECPKCHKEGKTSKDPGDGSGKRRLDNGEVSRWKLTDEPPPSKKKSLPLEDTARPDGAKRRRDRDLPQETAAKKKIKGARDKHLKKQKTKPNSSDSSEANGPNSSSGGGHGSGSVQASTPSQDLRLHQREKLERFKRMCQLLERVRDSSSSSSSSSETDSESDSDSPSPAGASEPSSPAYGSGARERERSRRLAELGFSASEESEGESVAAQEQEDEPQTQRRRGDTSTRQRRTLAEAEPDDDEEGSGDRAHKALAPSSPLTATQPPSYGHLAGPEGLSSSKRTNGQDARNGRTRVSGRELQEKENSNSSSVSNHRHAAGKAVRGSRVRGAGRQGQSAPWNKSTATAGSGAANGGSHPGSVSLAPPRSQLLKRSAVAVPSPPRPLQMERHLVRPPPACPEPHCLPLDSGASHVLPRDVWLRVFQHLSQRQLCVCMRVCRTWSRWCCDHRLWTQIDLSRQRSITPPMLSSIIRRQPVSLNLGYTNISKKQLMWLINRLQGLLELNVAGCSWASVSALCQSVCPCLRLLDLSWVEDLKDSHLRELLAPPTNDTRSAHGENRGGRFQNVTELRLVGLEVTDAVSRLLVRYLPHLSKLDLSQCCHITDQSIQTLTSALSPLRESLTHVSLAGCVKVTEQCLLLLRRCASLQTVDLRSCCLLAPDVSQLHCFPSAPDRLLLKNS encoded by the exons ATGTCTGGCAGTAAGGCTCTGGGGGGTGCGCGGCGGCGGAGGACACGGTGCCGGCGCTGTCAGGCCTGCATGCGGACCGAGTGTGGAGAGTGTCACTTCTGTAAGGACATGAAGAAGTTCGGCGGGCCGGGCCGGATGAAGCAGTCCTGTCTGCTCCGCCAGTGCACTGCG CCCGTGTTGCCGCACACAGCCGTGTGTTTGGCGTGTGGTGAAGCAGGGAAGGAGGACACGGTGGAGTCGGAGGAGGAGAAGTTCAGCCTGTCGCTCATGGAGTGCACCATCTGTAACGAGATCATCCACCCCAGCTGTCTGAAG ATGGCCAGCTCTGAAGGCATCATCAATGATGAGATCCCAAACTGCTGGGAATGTCCAAAGTGCCACAAGGAGGGAAAGACCAGCAAG GATCCAGGAGATGGTTCAGGGAAGAGGCGCCTGGACAATGGGGAGGTGAGCCGCTGGAAGCTGACGGATGAGCCTCCTCCCAGTAAGAAGAAGAGCCTTCCTCTGGAGGACACGGCCCGGCCGGACGGAGCCAAGCGCAGGAGGGACAGGGATCTTCCTCAGGAGACGGCTGCCAAGAAGAAG ATCAAAGGAGCCCGTGATAAACACCTGAAGAAG CAGAAAACCAAACCCAACTCGTCGGACTCCTCTGAAGCCAACGGGCCGAACTCTTCGTCGGGCGGCGGACACGGCTCCGGCTCAGTGCAGGCCTCGACGCCAAGCCAGGACCTGCGCTTGCATCAGCGTGAGAAACTGGAGCGCTTCAAGCGCATGTGCCAGCTCCTGGAGCGAGTGCGTGACTCCAGCTCCTCGTCCTCCTCCAGCTCAGAGACTGACTCTGAGTCGGACTCGGACTCTCCGTCCCCCGCGGGCGCCTCGGAGCCGTCCTCTCCGGCGTACGGCAGCGGAGCGCGCGAGCGTGAGCGGAGCCGGCGTCTGGCCGAGCTGGGCTTCAGCGCCAGCGAGGAGTCCGAGGGCGAGAGCGtggcggcgcaggagcaggaggaCGAGCCGCAGACGCAGCGCCGCAGAGGAGACACCAGCACGCGGCAGCGGAGGACGCTTGCTGAGGCTGAGCCGGACGATGATGAGGAAGGCTCGGGCGACCGCGCTCACAAAGCCCTGGCCCCGTCCTCACCACTCACGGCTACGCAGCCGCCGAGCTACGGACACTTAGCGGGCCCCGAGGGCCTGTCCTCGTCCAAGCGCACTAACGGACAAGACGCACGCAACGGCCGCACCAGGGTGAGCGGCAGGGAGCTGCAGGAGAAGGAGAACTCCAACAGCAGCAGCGTCTCCAATCACCGGCACGCCGCTGGGAAGGCCGTCCGCGGGAGCAGGGTCCGTGGAGCAGGCCGTCAGGGCCAGAGCGCTCCCTGGAACAAGAGCACAGCGACGGCCGGATCCGGCGCAGCCAACGGCGGCTCTCACCCGGGGAGCGTCTCGCTGGCACCGCCGCGCTCACAGCTGCTGAAGAGGAGCGCTGTGGCCGTGCCCTCCCCGCCGCGCCCGCTGCAGATGGAGCGGCACCTGGTGCGCCCCCCGCCGGCCTGCCCTGAGCCCCACTGCCTGCCGCTGGACAGCGGAGCCTCACACGTGCTGCCCCGGGACGTCTGGCTCCGCGTCTTCCAGCACCTCAGCCAGCGCCAGCTGTGCGTCTGCATGCGTGTGTGCCGCACCTGGAGCCGCTG gtgctgTGATCACAGGTTATGGACTCAGATCGATCTGAGCCGCCAGCGCTCCATCACTCCTCCCATGCTGAGCAGTATAATCCGTCGACAGCCCGTGTCTCTCAACCTGGGCTACACCAACATCTCCAAGAAACAGCTCATGTGGCTCATTAACCGTCTGCAAG GGCTGCTGGAGCTGAACGTGGCGGGCTGCTCGTGGGCCTCGGTCTCGGCGCTCTGTCAGTCTGTGTGTCCCTGTCTGCGGCTGCTGGACCTCAGCTGGGTGGAGGATCTGAAGGACTCACATCTGAGAGAGCTGCTGGCCCCGCCGACCAAcgacacacgctcag CTCACGGAGAGAACCGCGGCGGCCGCTTCCAGAACGTGACAGAGCTGCGTCTGGTGGGCCTGGAGGTGACGGACGCCGTGTCTCGTCTGCTAGTGCGCTATCTTCCTCACCTGAGCAAGCTGGACCTCAGCCAGTGCTGCCACATCACAGACCAGAGCATCCAGACGCTGACCTCTGCCCTGTCCCCGCTGCGAGAGAGCCTCACACACGTCAGCCtggcag GCTGTGTGAAGGTGACGGAGCAGTGTCTGCTGCTGCTGCGCCGCTGTGCCTCGCTGCAGACGGTGGACCTGCGCTCCTGCTGCCTCCTCGCTCCAGACGTCTCCCAGCTGCACTGCTTCCCCTCGGCCCCAGACAGACTCCTGCTCAAGAACAGCTAG
- the LOC127979190 gene encoding F-box/LRR-repeat protein 19-like isoform X3 gives MSGSKALGGARRRRTRCRRCQACMRTECGECHFCKDMKKFGGPGRMKQSCLLRQCTAPVLPHTAVCLACGEAGKEDTVESEEEKFSLSLMECTICNEIIHPSCLKMASSEGIINDEIPNCWECPKCHKEGKTSKDPGDGSGKRRLDNGEVSRWKLTDEPPPSKKKSLPLEDTARPDGAKRRRDRDLPQETAAKKKIKGARDKHLKKQKTKPNSSDSSEANGPNSSSGGGHGSGSVQASTPSQDLRLHQREKLERFKRMCQLLERVRDSSSSSSSSSETDSESDSDSPSPAGASEPSSPAYGSGARERERSRRLAELGFSASEESEGESVAAQEQEDEPQTQRRRGDTSTRQRRTLAEAEPDDDEEGSGDRAHKALAPSSPLTATQPPSYGHLAGPEGLSSSKRTNGQDARNGRTRVSGRELQEKENSNSSSVSNHRHAAGKAVRGSRVRGAGRQGQSAPWNKSTATAGSGAANGGSHPGSVSLAPPRSQLLKRSAVAVPSPPRPLQMERHLVRPPPACPEPHCLPLDSGASHVLPRDVWLRVFQHLSQRQLCVCMRVCRTWSRWCCDHRLWTQIDLSRQRSITPPMLSSIIRRQPVSLNLGYTNISKKQLMWLINRLQGLLELNVAGCSWASVSALCQSVCPCLRLLDLSWVEDLKDSHLRELLAPPTNDTRSGCVKVTEQCLLLLRRCASLQTVDLRSCCLLAPDVSQLHCFPSAPDRLLLKNS, from the exons ATGTCTGGCAGTAAGGCTCTGGGGGGTGCGCGGCGGCGGAGGACACGGTGCCGGCGCTGTCAGGCCTGCATGCGGACCGAGTGTGGAGAGTGTCACTTCTGTAAGGACATGAAGAAGTTCGGCGGGCCGGGCCGGATGAAGCAGTCCTGTCTGCTCCGCCAGTGCACTGCG CCCGTGTTGCCGCACACAGCCGTGTGTTTGGCGTGTGGTGAAGCAGGGAAGGAGGACACGGTGGAGTCGGAGGAGGAGAAGTTCAGCCTGTCGCTCATGGAGTGCACCATCTGTAACGAGATCATCCACCCCAGCTGTCTGAAG ATGGCCAGCTCTGAAGGCATCATCAATGATGAGATCCCAAACTGCTGGGAATGTCCAAAGTGCCACAAGGAGGGAAAGACCAGCAAG GATCCAGGAGATGGTTCAGGGAAGAGGCGCCTGGACAATGGGGAGGTGAGCCGCTGGAAGCTGACGGATGAGCCTCCTCCCAGTAAGAAGAAGAGCCTTCCTCTGGAGGACACGGCCCGGCCGGACGGAGCCAAGCGCAGGAGGGACAGGGATCTTCCTCAGGAGACGGCTGCCAAGAAGAAG ATCAAAGGAGCCCGTGATAAACACCTGAAGAAG CAGAAAACCAAACCCAACTCGTCGGACTCCTCTGAAGCCAACGGGCCGAACTCTTCGTCGGGCGGCGGACACGGCTCCGGCTCAGTGCAGGCCTCGACGCCAAGCCAGGACCTGCGCTTGCATCAGCGTGAGAAACTGGAGCGCTTCAAGCGCATGTGCCAGCTCCTGGAGCGAGTGCGTGACTCCAGCTCCTCGTCCTCCTCCAGCTCAGAGACTGACTCTGAGTCGGACTCGGACTCTCCGTCCCCCGCGGGCGCCTCGGAGCCGTCCTCTCCGGCGTACGGCAGCGGAGCGCGCGAGCGTGAGCGGAGCCGGCGTCTGGCCGAGCTGGGCTTCAGCGCCAGCGAGGAGTCCGAGGGCGAGAGCGtggcggcgcaggagcaggaggaCGAGCCGCAGACGCAGCGCCGCAGAGGAGACACCAGCACGCGGCAGCGGAGGACGCTTGCTGAGGCTGAGCCGGACGATGATGAGGAAGGCTCGGGCGACCGCGCTCACAAAGCCCTGGCCCCGTCCTCACCACTCACGGCTACGCAGCCGCCGAGCTACGGACACTTAGCGGGCCCCGAGGGCCTGTCCTCGTCCAAGCGCACTAACGGACAAGACGCACGCAACGGCCGCACCAGGGTGAGCGGCAGGGAGCTGCAGGAGAAGGAGAACTCCAACAGCAGCAGCGTCTCCAATCACCGGCACGCCGCTGGGAAGGCCGTCCGCGGGAGCAGGGTCCGTGGAGCAGGCCGTCAGGGCCAGAGCGCTCCCTGGAACAAGAGCACAGCGACGGCCGGATCCGGCGCAGCCAACGGCGGCTCTCACCCGGGGAGCGTCTCGCTGGCACCGCCGCGCTCACAGCTGCTGAAGAGGAGCGCTGTGGCCGTGCCCTCCCCGCCGCGCCCGCTGCAGATGGAGCGGCACCTGGTGCGCCCCCCGCCGGCCTGCCCTGAGCCCCACTGCCTGCCGCTGGACAGCGGAGCCTCACACGTGCTGCCCCGGGACGTCTGGCTCCGCGTCTTCCAGCACCTCAGCCAGCGCCAGCTGTGCGTCTGCATGCGTGTGTGCCGCACCTGGAGCCGCTG gtgctgTGATCACAGGTTATGGACTCAGATCGATCTGAGCCGCCAGCGCTCCATCACTCCTCCCATGCTGAGCAGTATAATCCGTCGACAGCCCGTGTCTCTCAACCTGGGCTACACCAACATCTCCAAGAAACAGCTCATGTGGCTCATTAACCGTCTGCAAG GGCTGCTGGAGCTGAACGTGGCGGGCTGCTCGTGGGCCTCGGTCTCGGCGCTCTGTCAGTCTGTGTGTCCCTGTCTGCGGCTGCTGGACCTCAGCTGGGTGGAGGATCTGAAGGACTCACATCTGAGAGAGCTGCTGGCCCCGCCGACCAAcgacacacgctcag GCTGTGTGAAGGTGACGGAGCAGTGTCTGCTGCTGCTGCGCCGCTGTGCCTCGCTGCAGACGGTGGACCTGCGCTCCTGCTGCCTCCTCGCTCCAGACGTCTCCCAGCTGCACTGCTTCCCCTCGGCCCCAGACAGACTCCTGCTCAAGAACAGCTAG
- the LOC127979190 gene encoding F-box/LRR-repeat protein 19-like isoform X2, translated as MSGSKALGGARRRRTRCRRCQACMRTECGECHFCKDMKKFGGPGRMKQSCLLRQCTAPVLPHTAVCLACGEAGKEDTVESEEEKFSLSLMECTICNEIIHPSCLKMASSEGIINDEIPNCWECPKCHKEGKTSKDPGDGSGKRRLDNGEVSRWKLTDEPPPSKKKSLPLEDTARPDGAKRRRDRDLPQETAAKKKIKGARDKHLKKKTKPNSSDSSEANGPNSSSGGGHGSGSVQASTPSQDLRLHQREKLERFKRMCQLLERVRDSSSSSSSSSETDSESDSDSPSPAGASEPSSPAYGSGARERERSRRLAELGFSASEESEGESVAAQEQEDEPQTQRRRGDTSTRQRRTLAEAEPDDDEEGSGDRAHKALAPSSPLTATQPPSYGHLAGPEGLSSSKRTNGQDARNGRTRVSGRELQEKENSNSSSVSNHRHAAGKAVRGSRVRGAGRQGQSAPWNKSTATAGSGAANGGSHPGSVSLAPPRSQLLKRSAVAVPSPPRPLQMERHLVRPPPACPEPHCLPLDSGASHVLPRDVWLRVFQHLSQRQLCVCMRVCRTWSRWCCDHRLWTQIDLSRQRSITPPMLSSIIRRQPVSLNLGYTNISKKQLMWLINRLQGLLELNVAGCSWASVSALCQSVCPCLRLLDLSWVEDLKDSHLRELLAPPTNDTRSAHGENRGGRFQNVTELRLVGLEVTDAVSRLLVRYLPHLSKLDLSQCCHITDQSIQTLTSALSPLRESLTHVSLAGCVKVTEQCLLLLRRCASLQTVDLRSCCLLAPDVSQLHCFPSAPDRLLLKNS; from the exons ATGTCTGGCAGTAAGGCTCTGGGGGGTGCGCGGCGGCGGAGGACACGGTGCCGGCGCTGTCAGGCCTGCATGCGGACCGAGTGTGGAGAGTGTCACTTCTGTAAGGACATGAAGAAGTTCGGCGGGCCGGGCCGGATGAAGCAGTCCTGTCTGCTCCGCCAGTGCACTGCG CCCGTGTTGCCGCACACAGCCGTGTGTTTGGCGTGTGGTGAAGCAGGGAAGGAGGACACGGTGGAGTCGGAGGAGGAGAAGTTCAGCCTGTCGCTCATGGAGTGCACCATCTGTAACGAGATCATCCACCCCAGCTGTCTGAAG ATGGCCAGCTCTGAAGGCATCATCAATGATGAGATCCCAAACTGCTGGGAATGTCCAAAGTGCCACAAGGAGGGAAAGACCAGCAAG GATCCAGGAGATGGTTCAGGGAAGAGGCGCCTGGACAATGGGGAGGTGAGCCGCTGGAAGCTGACGGATGAGCCTCCTCCCAGTAAGAAGAAGAGCCTTCCTCTGGAGGACACGGCCCGGCCGGACGGAGCCAAGCGCAGGAGGGACAGGGATCTTCCTCAGGAGACGGCTGCCAAGAAGAAG ATCAAAGGAGCCCGTGATAAACACCTGAAGAAG AAAACCAAACCCAACTCGTCGGACTCCTCTGAAGCCAACGGGCCGAACTCTTCGTCGGGCGGCGGACACGGCTCCGGCTCAGTGCAGGCCTCGACGCCAAGCCAGGACCTGCGCTTGCATCAGCGTGAGAAACTGGAGCGCTTCAAGCGCATGTGCCAGCTCCTGGAGCGAGTGCGTGACTCCAGCTCCTCGTCCTCCTCCAGCTCAGAGACTGACTCTGAGTCGGACTCGGACTCTCCGTCCCCCGCGGGCGCCTCGGAGCCGTCCTCTCCGGCGTACGGCAGCGGAGCGCGCGAGCGTGAGCGGAGCCGGCGTCTGGCCGAGCTGGGCTTCAGCGCCAGCGAGGAGTCCGAGGGCGAGAGCGtggcggcgcaggagcaggaggaCGAGCCGCAGACGCAGCGCCGCAGAGGAGACACCAGCACGCGGCAGCGGAGGACGCTTGCTGAGGCTGAGCCGGACGATGATGAGGAAGGCTCGGGCGACCGCGCTCACAAAGCCCTGGCCCCGTCCTCACCACTCACGGCTACGCAGCCGCCGAGCTACGGACACTTAGCGGGCCCCGAGGGCCTGTCCTCGTCCAAGCGCACTAACGGACAAGACGCACGCAACGGCCGCACCAGGGTGAGCGGCAGGGAGCTGCAGGAGAAGGAGAACTCCAACAGCAGCAGCGTCTCCAATCACCGGCACGCCGCTGGGAAGGCCGTCCGCGGGAGCAGGGTCCGTGGAGCAGGCCGTCAGGGCCAGAGCGCTCCCTGGAACAAGAGCACAGCGACGGCCGGATCCGGCGCAGCCAACGGCGGCTCTCACCCGGGGAGCGTCTCGCTGGCACCGCCGCGCTCACAGCTGCTGAAGAGGAGCGCTGTGGCCGTGCCCTCCCCGCCGCGCCCGCTGCAGATGGAGCGGCACCTGGTGCGCCCCCCGCCGGCCTGCCCTGAGCCCCACTGCCTGCCGCTGGACAGCGGAGCCTCACACGTGCTGCCCCGGGACGTCTGGCTCCGCGTCTTCCAGCACCTCAGCCAGCGCCAGCTGTGCGTCTGCATGCGTGTGTGCCGCACCTGGAGCCGCTG gtgctgTGATCACAGGTTATGGACTCAGATCGATCTGAGCCGCCAGCGCTCCATCACTCCTCCCATGCTGAGCAGTATAATCCGTCGACAGCCCGTGTCTCTCAACCTGGGCTACACCAACATCTCCAAGAAACAGCTCATGTGGCTCATTAACCGTCTGCAAG GGCTGCTGGAGCTGAACGTGGCGGGCTGCTCGTGGGCCTCGGTCTCGGCGCTCTGTCAGTCTGTGTGTCCCTGTCTGCGGCTGCTGGACCTCAGCTGGGTGGAGGATCTGAAGGACTCACATCTGAGAGAGCTGCTGGCCCCGCCGACCAAcgacacacgctcag CTCACGGAGAGAACCGCGGCGGCCGCTTCCAGAACGTGACAGAGCTGCGTCTGGTGGGCCTGGAGGTGACGGACGCCGTGTCTCGTCTGCTAGTGCGCTATCTTCCTCACCTGAGCAAGCTGGACCTCAGCCAGTGCTGCCACATCACAGACCAGAGCATCCAGACGCTGACCTCTGCCCTGTCCCCGCTGCGAGAGAGCCTCACACACGTCAGCCtggcag GCTGTGTGAAGGTGACGGAGCAGTGTCTGCTGCTGCTGCGCCGCTGTGCCTCGCTGCAGACGGTGGACCTGCGCTCCTGCTGCCTCCTCGCTCCAGACGTCTCCCAGCTGCACTGCTTCCCCTCGGCCCCAGACAGACTCCTGCTCAAGAACAGCTAG